Within Porites lutea chromosome 2, jaPorLute2.1, whole genome shotgun sequence, the genomic segment AGTAACTAAATTGTTTAAACTCAGGTCATGTCTTACAACGTAAGTAAGTGTAATATCTTACGATCTTCCACATTAACGTAAGTTTAGCTAAGTTTGAATAGGAAGGACCGTAATTATACATAAGCATgctcaaaacaaaggaaaataaactttttaaattccatttaaaaaatcaaggctaaaaattcaacaataacattagggccatttatacgaggaaaaataagacgcgtcttacataagacgcgtcttaaataagacgcgaactttccgtataaacggcacatttcgtctaaaataagacgcggcttagctaagacgcgtcttattagataagacatggtcgtataaatggtacagttcgcgtcttatttaagacgcgtcttatttttcctcgtataaatggccctattgtgacTTCTCACCAAAGCACAACGATAAATGAATTTACTTGTACATACATAAATTTTCATAATACGACTCCTCTGTCCAACATGTGGGGTCAAACAAGCTCTACATCAGGAGAaaaaacacatacacacactGAGTTAACAAAACTTTCTTGCTAGCAAATATGCAACTATAATAAACACCTCGCATAGTATTGCGGTGTAGGTTTATGCTTTACTAATAGGAATTAGgaaagagaggagaagtgtgacgtcacgttaccatggtagcactatttctggatgaaaacaaaatcaacgaTGACGGAGATgacaaggagaacggcaaaaaataatagatttttattaacaaaacaacaactttgcacgttcaTCACGCTCTTTTGCACAATTCTTTTCAATCGTTGTAccactgcgacatgaaacttcctaattttacACAATCGCTTTATGGAGTAAGTGAACACAAGAcagaaattgtattttttttttctaatttagatatggtcctttcggatttaaccccagaaaatttcgcaaacatttgacaaattaaataaaattgaaatcgatgaagtttgaagcagtgcgaattcactttttaagtgaagtttTCGGTTGGTTGTCATATAAATTTATGtcaccatggcaacatgatgtaacgacttctcctctctattgtcACACACTTTTAGAACTGTCTTAAAAACACCTTAATGAACATCAATCTGTCATGGTCATGTACTATggtattttttctgttattagAGAATTTGAGATAAAAgactttagtaaaatccaactagtggtctattatcattgctgtgttctgattggttgagctactactaggctatatgttatagccccctagtagcgaaaagggcgggctttttggcggcaaaaaaaggattaaagtctagcttttaactagctaaattttttttattctcgatttttttgaccaactagttggattttactaaaacattattatttctcacgccctcatggcctctgagcccattcgggctcgaagaataattgttaaatacactGTACATTGAAGATCTACTGTATGGCAGGACAAGTCATCAAGGAACTTCTTAGGATCCAAAGCGTATCATTATTTTGTATAGTGCATGCAAGCACAATGCAACTCTGAGAAGAGAACATGCTACAGATAAAGTAATTGTCAACCCAAACAAGCAGGAAATTAACTTTATAGTTATTAGCTACAAGTTAATTTCTACTAAATTAGCAGAGCAGAATTATTTGGGTGGTGTTCATCCAACTGTTACAGTAATTTCTAGCTAAGATGTCATACATGACATTGTATCTTAAATTCCCTTTTTTCAACTACATTTGTCACAAATATCTAAtctataaacaaaacatacgaAATTATGGTTCAGGTGAACATGACAAAAAGTTGATTCATTACCTTAGGGTAATTACTGCCTGTTTCATCCAGATTAAGGTATGACAGAAGCTTCTTGTAAATACTGAAACAaagcattattattttttagagtgGTTCTACTAAACCCATGAAACAGCATCTAATAAAAAGTGACAAATAGCTATTgtaaccaaaagaaaaaaatgaaatgagagTATACATGTAACAGCATGGTACATGTACAATTTAGTCTATTAATCTATTTCAGAGGTTTAGTAAAATCAAAAAAATGTACTGAATTACAAATAATTATGTAATAATGATGTTTCCACATGAATAGACATTGGAAATTGTTCAGACTGGAGAAGCCATACCAAGATCTTCACGAACCTCATTCACAAATCAACAAATCATACCAATATCAATCAACATTTCCCCCCTGCTCACCTTGGGTTTCTAAAATCTTTTCTGTTCTGTATGTTGGTATTTAAgtcaagattttttttgtgcttCTTTTCTAAAAGATCAATTATTTTTTCCtggagaagaaagaagaaaccaTATtcaattttaatcaattttaacCTTTAACGGACGACAAAATACATTTTGTAAGTCAGTGAAGAGAAGTACCTGAAGTTTGTTAGAACATCGGCCAGTGGGTTCAGGCGGCAACTGAGGCATTGTTATTGCTGGAATTGGTTTTGATTTCACAGCAACATCAGAATCTTCTGCTAAAATAACAAGGAAAAGACTTTCATATAGATGTAGTGAACAAGAACAAGGCTAGATTAACAAATTACAAGTCTgcatataataaatataaaaaaattatgtacactCCACAGCACTGTCCATGACCACTGCAAGTGGCATGCACCACCAACTTTTAACTCATGTCATCTAGATCATCCACTTGCAGTGGCAGGAgagaaaaatgtatttttaaatacgTGGCTGGCAAGCTGGCAAGATTGGGTGAATCCTGAATTAAGCTACCCAAGTAGGCAAGATGGGCCTATCTTGTTCACTCGCAACAACACACTTTCTTCcacaagaaataataaaaaatgataaatccTTTTAATACTGAACTTTATTGACTTAGCTTCTTGATCAAGATGACTATCAATACTACAttgtaaatcctttattgactaAGTTTTATTGACTAAGCTTTTCTCAACATCTTCTCAGTCCATACATATACATAACTGTTCATGCACatattcacaggaaaaaataacagattcccaatattggatattttagggtatttaaagaatacacacaaaaatcccaaatttggcaacgtgagacaagtcccaaccagggaattcccaaccaagttccctgattgggacttgtctcactcttccaaatttgggatttttgtgggtattctttaacccattcgcccctgaaccgcccgtaaccgcccgtgcggatccaggtcctttctacccattgtgacgtcatcagttttaacggtcaaggacaactttcttcactaacttgtgcagagtgaagagatctttcaaaccataccagaatgagcacaattcagtcaaggacaccggagaaacaagcaaaaaaccacgtgacattgacctgaaaatctccatgaaaatcttgtcccattacccacctacctttcctttcgcctaatcctaagatcctaaaagctttcctaaaaactcttcccaccaaaatcaagcctactaaatgcccagcaagagaaaaaaaaaatgaggcaagaaaagcaaaaaaagaagggaggagagaaagcgaaaagtaaaagtcaagactgctgtgtcacttttaaacccaaaaactatgtcgaaattttgctttctgcgcatgcccgaacttcgcaagctgatattttgcatctggatcggaagaccGAGAAGTGTTcaacctgtaaaccagtttgtggtaagttttagctctttatagcacgacagtgaccagaaaaccactcgactagcttcaaaacgtgtttttcggcaaaatctctaggagcaAATGGGTTAAATACCATAAAACATCCAAAAATGGGACCACAAAAAGCAGCTTGGCTAATAACCAGCCATGTAGACCTTGCTCTTGGTCAATAACACCCTTAACATTGTAAAGGACATTGGTAACAATCATGTCAATTTTGGTCACTTATTTTACCTGTTTCGGAGCTTTTTTCTTCAGGTGCAGTATTTTCAGCATCAGCTACCTGAAGATTTTAATAATATATTAGAGGTAATACTTATAATTGGAAATTTTATCATTCAATTGTGTTGCAGTCATAGAGAATAAGCAACAAGAGGCTGAGAGCCAATGGGATGAATTTGATTTAATACTCCAACTTAACGCTCTGAGTcggggtgttcattaggcagTGGAGATGAGAGAGAATTCACTGTTCACTGTGCAGAATTCTTTGGCTGATGTTCGGTAGCCTATgactattaattttttattcagatgtggagcctctttcaaaatattctcctgtaacggTACACCTTACTCCATTACTAGAATTCTTCATGAAAACCCTGCTGGGTAAAATTTCAGAAGCTCATTGGAGGGGTGTTAATTGCCTACATGTACATGACTTCCTTTCCTCTCAACAACCATTTAATTAACGTAAGAGAGTAAGCTTTAACCAtcaaataataatgatgataataataataataataataataataataataataataataataataataataataataatattaataataataatacaatgtatttttattataaaaagtcCTAATTAACAAGCACACTGCAATTTAAATTGTACCTCAGGCTCAGGAACCAATGGTTCAGTGATTGCCATTTCTTCAGAGCTATCATTAATTGTACTTGGAACTgacaataaaaaaaggaaacaaacaaaccaaaaaaaatagaaacagaCAGCAATGGAATCATCACTTGATATGGTAATAATTCATGATTTAGCATGCAAAGAAACTGGTGTCCGATAGCCCTGGAGCTAGTGGATATTGCTACTGGGCTGTGAATTCTGTTCTCAAATTGCCTGATGGGCAGGtaaagttttttgaggaattcatattacagaagaactgtaatcagtcctgctcactttctttgcaccctgatgaTTATCTAAAATTATCTTGACAAAGtacatgttgtagttaattttttatcccaggtaatttttgtttctcttttgtttttgggtatgctaatgtatgctaatgaagttgaaacaaaagaaaaataaaaattacctgagacaaaaaattaactacaacatacactTGAGTTTGACAATTAAGTTGTGCAATaacagggctcgaaattgcgaCTGATACGGTCGCCAATGCAACTAAAATTTTCTCCTTCAGTTGGCGACTAAAAACTAACTCTTTGGTGACCAGATTTCTCTctgatttagatttaaattaaaagagtacagttaaaacaaacatttcatcttatcttgctttgctttcatcataaaaaatgtgccaagtcgataaacaaagccagtttacctccaaatttatacCAATTAATTTTCTGTCCATGACATTTTCAAGCAATCAGATCTGATGTATCACGCCATACTACAGGCTTCTGATAATTCGcggaaaaaattcaaatttttgagggattttcagagacagatTCACAGAAATTTTCGGGCTAACTTTGCGGataaacaatcagtaaaaaacggCCAATTTTGTGGGAATTTTCTGGGCCAATTTTGCTAGAAATCAATTGATTTTATGCTGATTTGATGCatgtttaatgttttttaacaGAGATAATCATTTGCTATTTTAACAGCAAAGTGCTCGAGAAATTAGCCAATGGCAAAGCTTTTAACATCatgactagtgcccagtttttcacaACATAATTTATGCCTTGTAGTTTTGGGACATTGTTCGCTTGTTGTGGTGATGAactttcaagataaatttgcaagtttacagCAGTTAAACAGCCCCAGTAACCAAGATAAGTTTCTAATATGTTGTATCGACATGTATTTGTTAAATTTTCCAGTGAATTTCCCGGTATTTTGCATGCTTTGGTGACTTTCACAAGATTTCacggatttacctgaatttcgcaCCCCCACGCTatatatcagaagccctgatacTATAAGATGcgtcatttacattatacaaACTGGAGACTATATTTCTCCAGTTGGTCGCCAAAAGGTGACttgaagatttttttaattttgagccctgaataataattattcaattcattaccaattatTAATTCATGTACTGAACATCCATATTACCCTGGCATCTTTCTCCAAGTATGTGATGCTGAAAATTTTTGATATAGCCTAATACTTAAAATAGCTGCAATTCAGGACCCAGTCTTCACTATTTTGTACAATGTCAGCTTCAAGTAGGCTTACAAgacagtaattttgttacctctgcgtcctgcgtccctgaTGTATAAATATCCCCAaagatgcaatttttttttgaactgggactcaatggttctggactgggactcatgatttttcacaagatgagtcccaggactcaccataattatttgtaacaaaatcactgcacaAGATCATACAAAATGTAATTTGATATGTAATTGATATGTCTTGGTTAGACACTAAGGCTGATCATACCTGTTTCTTTGTCTGTTGTGTCCTCTTGTGTCTCCACCAAGATTCCACTTTCCTATTATTCCAAAAACAGTCACCCAAAAATATCAATAAGTAATATTTTGGGTATTTCCTTGCATTGAATTATTGGTTACttcaagccctaggatttcaaaTCCCACGGATAACAATTTTTCAGTTCCGTGCCTAGAGATCATGGGAAACTATTGGGAATAATTTTTTGGTTCCGTGAAAATTCATGGGAACccacttttatttcatttttcagttcagTATCTGTTTCCTGGAAACATGTTGTTAAACATACTTTTAAATTAAAGAACATCAGTGTGTActtattatttacaaaaaacttCAATGTCTGTTAAAATGTCAGAAGAATGTCAATGTTAAATGTGTTAAATGTGTGTGCACTTTAGTGTCAAAAACTCCAGACCCCTCTTCGATTCAACTAAAGAAGTAAGTATTCTCACTTGAAATGTTCGCTACAGATCTTGTCTTTTCATAACGAGATTCGGGCCTTATTATCAGTTTAAACAGTGAAATTGTCACTGAAAGACTTCATtctaattattacttttaaacttttggagacatattttttttcttggcactgGAAGCCATAACAATCACTGCTGCTAACTGTAAAACATCTTTCATGCATGAGTCATCAGTAACATGTAATGCACTTTGGGAACGATTCAAGATGGTGGACgataaaaaaatggaactttttttagaattttgttttttacacAAGCTGAGTAATAAAGAATTGCTGTGCTAGTTAAGAATCCAAGtggaaaaatattatattttcgATTTTAATCCCTCAGTCTGAATATATCACGACATGTCACTGGGAAACTATTTTCCAGTtctgttattttaagatcaCAGTAATGACACAGTACAGGAAATGATCATTACcgtgaaatcctagggcttgtTACTTGTTGTTGTGAGGTAACAGTATTGTTAAGTATCTCTTCGACCTTTTGTACAGTATGACACATTTTGTGATTGCACCATTGGGCAACACCAACAAACTACTGATCTTTCAGGGTGGGACACTAAGAAGGGCCATCAAATAAATATACAGTAACTATCTGATTAGTTGAAGCAAACTTTTAACCAAACAGAAGCAACAGAAGCTCTACTTAGATCTAGTTAGCGTCacttcatcagtatggaatatcTGCGCTTGTTCCTCAGACGCtatttcgcagggaaaccagtggtaacAACCGGAAATGTGGGCTGTTCTCTCAGGTTAGCACATCACCTTagtttccttttctccttcTCCCTCATCCTCATCTGCTACTTCATCATCATATGATACCAGGCGGGCATCTTAGCAAGGAAGAAGCAAGTTAGTAAAACATATTGAGACAATAAAATGAGGATGCCACTCAGCGCGATTAGCTTTTGCTATTTCTGAGTGGCTGTGCTCTCttttttcacaattatttccttttaaagtCTTTACACTTTTGTACCAAGAGCACAATAGGGATTGtggttgtttgttgttgttgttgaggcTACAGCAGAATAATCAGCGATAAAGCGTTTTTTGTGTCCTTTTAGTTTGGAGTACTGTGCTTAGTTACCTATCATGGTGAATTGCGTAACACTGGCCTTAATAAACATAGGCatgttaaacgtgcatgagctattttgaatgcttcagtgtaactttaatgcctcggtgtaaccttaccaagagtgatgaatctacctcttTGATCCTATATGTAGATTGGGTTTTCGTGCGAAATTGCATATTGcagtacataaatgaaaacacgaaatgctcagctgagtcgatcctccagctatatattcactttcctctgtctttccctgttacatcacgcaagttaaacaaatcgttaaagtgaaataaatttctactcgccaaacgttgattagaaggaaaactctaaggtttcctcagagtttcttaagccaaaatgtgactcatcgaatacgaatagttacgaaataccaggatttttatcattgtggtagatggttgcatcatcataattcacaaggttttcacgtgcgattctactcagtgaaacagtctttaactccgacaacttatttcttcatgttttaaaagctattgcttctcaaaagacaagagtcttttttaaggcattggttacaaaacgaaacaggtcttcatacgtccaagttactatttatcattgtgaaaagccaatctgcatgagatgtacagtcacacagctggcacgtgaaagtgttggactttgccacCTTTCGTGGTTcatacgtgagggaattcgagtcaTCACatagtaatctagtaaaca encodes:
- the LOC140927175 gene encoding uncharacterized protein isoform X2 yields the protein MDNPRIGSLNSLADYGLGESDIEDSDDEVQDEDSRVKVIPARPASNPTAQARVKTNARLVSYDDEVADEDEGEGEKETKESGILVETQEDTTDKETVPSTINDSSEEMAITEPLVPEPEVADAENTAPEEKSSETEDSDVAVKSKPIPAITMPQLPPEPTGRCSNKLQEKIIDLLEKKHKKNLDLNTNIQNRKDFRNPSIYKKLLSYLNLDETGSNYPKSLFDPTCWTEESYYENLSKVQKEAYEKKEKEKAKQARTHVEFLSGTKKPNQGEEPKKRKSKWDVSVVPAPVKTATPPTRVGGLGPSVVAAVDLTSAAKKPKIVS
- the LOC140927175 gene encoding uncharacterized protein isoform X1 — its product is MDNPRIGSLNSLADYGLGESDIEDSDDEVQDEDSRVKVIPARPASNPTAQARVKTNARLVSYDDEVADEDEGEGEKETKESGILVETQEDTTDKETVPSTINDSSEEMAITEPLVPEPEVADAENTAPEEKSSETAEDSDVAVKSKPIPAITMPQLPPEPTGRCSNKLQEKIIDLLEKKHKKNLDLNTNIQNRKDFRNPSIYKKLLSYLNLDETGSNYPKSLFDPTCWTEESYYENLSKVQKEAYEKKEKEKAKQARTHVEFLSGTKKPNQGEEPKKRKSKWDVSVVPAPVKTATPPTRVGGLGPSVVAAVDLTSAAKKPKIVS